Below is a window of Gemmatimonadales bacterium DNA.
CGGAGAAGGCCAAGTGCGAGCTCTCGACGGTCATGCAGACGGAGATCAACCTCCCGTTCATCACCGCCGACCAGTCGGGGCCGAAGCACCTGAACCTCTCGCTGACGCGCTCCAAGCTCGAGCAGCTGGTGGACGACCTCGTCCAGCGCACGCTCGAACCGATGAAGAAGGCGCTGGCGGACGCGAACCTGAAGCCCGAGCAGATCGACGAAGTGATCCTGGTCGGCGGGCAGACCCGCATGCCCAAGGTCCAGGAGATCGTGAAGGGCTTCTTCGGCAAGGACCCGCACAAGGGCGTGAACCCGGACGAGGTGGTCGCCATCGGCGCGGCCATCCAGGGCGGGGTGCTGGGCGGCGAGGTGAAGGACGTCTTGCTCCTCGACGTGACCCCGCTGTCCTTGGGCATCGAGACCTTGGGCGGCGTGACCACAGTGCTGATCCAGCGGAACACCACGATCCCGACCAAGCGCTCGGAGGTGTTCTCGACCGCCGACGACAACCAGACGACAGTCGAGATCCACGTGCTCCAGGGCGAGCGTGAGATGGCGGTGGACAACCGCACCATCGGCAAGTTCCAGCTCACCGGGATCCCGCCGGCCCCGCGCGGAATGCCGCAGGTCGAGGTTGGTTTCGACATCGACGCCAACGGCATCCTGCACGTGTCCGCGAAGGACAAGGCCACCGGCAAGGAGCAGAAGATCCGCATCGAGGCCAGTTCGGGCCTGGCTGACAAGGACATCGACAGGATGGTGAAGGACGCCGAGGCACACGCCACGGAAGACAAGGCGCGTCGCGAGGCGATCGAGACCCGGAACCGGCTCGACGGGAAGGTCTACGACGTCGAGAAGAACGCCAAGGAGTGGTCGGACAAGCTGGAGCCGGCGATGAAGGAGCGGCTGGAGAAGGCGGTGGAGGGCGCGAAGTCGGCGCTGCGCACCGGCGACGCCGCCGGCATCAAGACTGCTACGGAGGAGCTTGAGGCCGTCTACGGCGAGGCCGGGCGCTCGCTTTACTCGCAGGCGCAGGCCGCTTCCGGCACGACTCCGCCCCCGGAGGGGGAGGCCGGCGCTGCAGCCGGCGCCGAGGCCAAGAAGGAAGACGTGGTCGAAGCCGATTACGAGATCGTGGACGATTCGAAGTCGTCCTGAGAACCCCGGCCGCCGGCCGGGGTATAGTTGACGAACCTCAACGCAGGATCGGAAGCACTATGTCGTCCAGGGGCCGAGATCTTCTGAAGCTTTCCGGCATCATCGGCGTGGCTTTCGCGCTGGGACTCGCCTTCGCGTCGGCGCTGGATCTGCCCCGGCCGGGCGTGGCGCAGGCGCGTGAGCGGTCGGTAGCCAACGTGCAGGCCGCGCCGGCCGCCCGTGGCGCGATCGGGGCGCTGCCCAGCTTCGCCGACGTCATCGAGCGGGCGAAGCCTTCCGTGGTGTACGTGCGCACCGACCGCCGAGCTCCGGCGCAGGCGGCGCGGCCGCGGAACGTCCCGCCGGAGTTCGACGACTTCTTCCGGCGCTTCCAGCAGCCGGAGCCGCGCGTCCGCGAGGGGTCGGGGAGCGGGTTCATCGTATCCCCGGACGGCTACATCCTGACCAACAACCACGTGGTGGCTGACGCCGACCACATCTACGTCACGCTGTTCGACAACCGGCAGTTCCCGGCCCGCCTGGTGGGCCGGGACGCCAACACCGACGTGGCGGTGATCAAGATCGACGCGACCCGCCTGCCCGCCGCGACGTTCGGCAACTCGGAGCAGGTGCGCATCGGTGACTGGGTGCTCGCGATCGGGAACCCGCTCGGCTTCACCTTCACGGTGACCGCGGGGATCATCAGCGCCAAGGGCCGGACGCTCGACGGGCTGCGCGATCCGGACCAGCGGTACACGATCCAGGACTTCATCCAGACCGACGCGGCCATCAACCCCGGCAACTCCGGCGGGCCGCTGATCGACCTCCAGGGCAACGTGGTCGGCATCAACAGCGCGATCGCCTCGCAGACGGGGCTGTATTCCGGCTACGGCTTCGCGATCCCGATCAACCTCGCCCGCCACGTCATGGACGACCTCATCGCCACGGGTCACGTCACCCGGGCCATCCTGGGCATCAGCATCCGAGAGATCACTCCCGAGGACGCCGACTACGTCGGGCTCCAGAACGTCCGCGGGGTGGTCGTCAACGAGTTCCCGGACCGCAGCTCGCCCGCACGAAGCGCGGGCATCCAGCCGGGCGACGTCATCGTGGCGCTCAACGACACGACTGTGGACCACGTGGGCCAGCTCCAGCAGATGGTCGGCTTCCGCCGCCCCGGCGAGACGGTGCGCGTGACGGTAGTGCGGCAGCGTGGGGAGCGCCGGACGTTCGAGGTGCGCCTCGCGGCCGCGGAGCCCGACAGCCAGGTGGTCGCGCGCGCCGAAGCTCCCCGCGGGAAGGCGGCTCCCTCCGAGATGGAAGGCCGGCTCGGCATCCAGGTCGAGGTGTTGCCGGCCGAGGCGATCCGACAGGCCCGCCTCTC
It encodes the following:
- a CDS encoding Do family serine endopeptidase — encoded protein: MSSRGRDLLKLSGIIGVAFALGLAFASALDLPRPGVAQARERSVANVQAAPAARGAIGALPSFADVIERAKPSVVYVRTDRRAPAQAARPRNVPPEFDDFFRRFQQPEPRVREGSGSGFIVSPDGYILTNNHVVADADHIYVTLFDNRQFPARLVGRDANTDVAVIKIDATRLPAATFGNSEQVRIGDWVLAIGNPLGFTFTVTAGIISAKGRTLDGLRDPDQRYTIQDFIQTDAAINPGNSGGPLIDLQGNVVGINSAIASQTGLYSGYGFAIPINLARHVMDDLIATGHVTRAILGISIREITPEDADYVGLQNVRGVVVNEFPDRSSPARSAGIQPGDVIVALNDTTVDHVGQLQQMVGFRRPGETVRVTVVRQRGERRTFEVRLAAAEPDSQVVARAEAPRGKAAPSEMEGRLGIQVEVLPAEAIRQARLSEDQRGVLVSDVEEGGPSWRRIAAPDEGGPELILWVNQARVRTPEEFQRAVRAVGRGEVVQLRVFNLQSGQARIVRVRSRR
- the dnaK gene encoding molecular chaperone DnaK yields the protein MAEKIIGIDLGTTNSVVAVMEGGDPVVIPNAEGGRTTPSVVAFTKDGERLVGQVAKRQAVTNPLNTIFSIKRFMGRRTGEVTEEMKRIPYKVRAGQNDLISVEIGGKTYTPPEISAMILQKLRQTAEDYLGHKVEKAVITVPAYFNDAQRQATKDAGKIAGLDVVRIINEPTASALAYGLDKKKEEKIAVYDLGGGTYDISVLELAEGVFEVKSTNGDTHLGGDDFDQRVIDWLVAEFKRDQGIDLSKDPMALQRLKEAAEKAKCELSTVMQTEINLPFITADQSGPKHLNLSLTRSKLEQLVDDLVQRTLEPMKKALADANLKPEQIDEVILVGGQTRMPKVQEIVKGFFGKDPHKGVNPDEVVAIGAAIQGGVLGGEVKDVLLLDVTPLSLGIETLGGVTTVLIQRNTTIPTKRSEVFSTADDNQTTVEIHVLQGEREMAVDNRTIGKFQLTGIPPAPRGMPQVEVGFDIDANGILHVSAKDKATGKEQKIRIEASSGLADKDIDRMVKDAEAHATEDKARREAIETRNRLDGKVYDVEKNAKEWSDKLEPAMKERLEKAVEGAKSALRTGDAAGIKTATEELEAVYGEAGRSLYSQAQAASGTTPPPEGEAGAAAGAEAKKEDVVEADYEIVDDSKSS